One Eriocheir sinensis breed Jianghai 21 chromosome 70, ASM2467909v1, whole genome shotgun sequence genomic region harbors:
- the LOC126988699 gene encoding trichohyalin-like: MSEKEVDQGWITPRSRRGRAGGGDNNSGEESEYEAGGTSAEFSGFARNETTLYKRVLLMERKLDKWISMVKRRDEEEEQNRVFHSDLRNRIKRLEQNEKKLIKENEELKEKAAKYERSMKEGLGVVRKENENLKELVNKEEQRVREEVKTWRVENEKANVSLREVIEQQMKEDKEDVEKEVVKALKKNEELVREVADKKRSVIIFGMKEKNITYKPKRDKEELKSVKDLLKNLNDAERQSIEEEVDEIYRMGPFIEGKTRPVKLKLKSQMAAEDILSRTTKLKKTEGCKDIYIKKNRNEEERMK; this comes from the coding sequence ATGAGTGAGAAGGAGGTAGATCAGGGATGGATCACgccaagaagcagaagaggaagagcaggaggaggagacaacaacAGCGGGGAGGAAAGTGAGTACGAGGCTGGAGGCACTTCAGCTGAGTTCTCTGGTTTTGCGAGAAATGAGACGACATTATACAAGAGAGTGCTGCtgatggaaagaaaactggataaatggatcagcatggtaaagagaagggatgaggaagaagagcagaatagaGTATTCCACAGCGACCTGAGAAATAGGATAAAACGACTAGAgcaaaatgagaagaaattgattaaggaaaatgaggagctaaaGGAAAAAGCAGCAAAGTACGAAAGATCAATGAAGGAAGGTTTGGGagtggtaagaaaggaaaatgaaaacctgaaggaactggtaaacaaagaagaacaaagagttagagaagaggtgaagacgtggagagtggagaatgaaaaagcaaatgtaagcctaagagaagtaatagaacagcaaatgaaagaggataaagaagacgtggagaaagaggttgtcaaggccttaaagaaaaatgaagaattagtgagagaagtagcagacaaaaaaagaagtgttattatttttgggatgaaagaaaagaatataacatataaaccaaaaagggataaagaggaactgaaatcagtcaaagacctgctcaagaacctaaatgatgcagaaaggcagagtatcgaggaggaagtagacgagatttatagaatgggtccatttattgaagggaaaactAGACCAGTTAAGTTAAAACTAAAATCACAAATGGCAGCCGAAGACATACTATctagaacaactaaactaaaaaaaacggaaggatgtaaggatatatatataaagaaaaatagaaatgaagaagaaaggatgaaatag